The Nicotiana sylvestris chromosome 6, ASM39365v2, whole genome shotgun sequence genomic sequence CAATCTTAAACCGGCAAGCAGGGGTGCATATGCTTGAGAttagtgattcattcgagaaaaaTATGTGTTGTAATGTGTTAAAAGATCCATAATTTTATACAaagacaatgttgcatgcatagctcaattaaaaggaggatttataaaaggagatattgtcacacctcctttttacacaggAGGGGTATATAAGAgcgtttttccaattaaagtgacattattcgaaatgagattatttatttaattttttttagagtcgccacttggaatattttaattggtattCCAAGttaccgatttattttaaattctaaatcgaggaaattcgacttttcttttgaagtctacgaaccaaaaattctaagtaagaaattttgttaacccgggagaaggtgttaggcattcccgggttccgtggttctagcacggtcgcttaaactattataattgggctattatctgatttattacatattttagactattgtgcattttttaacttattaaccgcttttaattacacACTTTTAGGAAGGTTCAACGTcatttaaaacatgccttgaaccaaGCCACATGAAAGCACCCATAGTTCGcaacacgttctatttaacattgttaggaaatgaatttgggtcacatgaaatacgcacccggagttgataaataaaagaaaatcaatttatagaacgcgcctaaagcaactatgaaagttcaaattaataactaagtttgcgagggccatggaaggTTTAATTGATGGCGCACCCCGATATTAAgaaattagtaacaattatacaAGGGCCATGAGTTATTTACtgaaatggcacacctcaagtctattttttcAAAGGATGTTTGAACTAATCTTTGAGGGTTATAGATTATAGCTTGCTTAATATGGCACGCCTCAAGTCTAATTAAAAGAATCACGTTTAATTAAAGGACCAAAGGCAAATTAAGTTCTGCCTAAGTTAAAATCAGTACATCGCTACGAGTAACCTAAATAGAATATCATATTGGCCTAACATttgaaaaggggggggggggttgaagtTCCAGACTCGCGATAAGTCTAAAGACAATGAATCAACTTATTTAAAAAGGAACCTGGGCTCAAGGGAAAAACCCAAAGTCGAGATTGAAGTTGCAGGGTGTATAAATGATTTAACTGGGCCACGCACAAGGCCTAATCGCAGATTGTGATTATCCAAAAGTGACTTCACCATACCACCAACTAAATTGAAGGCTaaatgaaaatatcaaagaaacacAACAATTGACACTGATTCGAAAGCTATCTTAGCTTGACACCGGGCCACCTAAAATTGCGCCTCATGTCAAACCCATTTGAGATCTTTCAACAAGCTTGAACATCAAATTGGAATTTGCTGGGACATTTACCTCTGACCCTCATGATTTCTCCATACACTCATCAACTTACGTGTAAGTTCAACATTATTTAACTAAAACTTTGAATCATTTGAAGAAACAATTGATTAGTATATGAAAACTAACAAACCTTGACCTATAAGATGACAAACGGAATTAATCTAAACTAACAATCCCAAACACATACTAGATTATGACCCTTCATAATACTGGCTGATATTCTCCATATTTCCATATGCAATTGGAGAAGACCCAACAGTCCTTTTCAAAAGAGTACCAAAGCCTCAAACACAAGGTCAATTAGACCCCGACTCAACAGAAAGAAAAAGAGCAAACGAGTTGATTCTTTCATGACTTCACTTTGAACCATTACACAGATTTAAAACCTAAAGAATGAATGACTTAAGTATTTGTTACTGAATAACTTCACAGGCCAGGGATCAACATATCCGATTTGCACATAACAAGAAAGAGGTAGAAAGGAAGAATGAGGAGGGAACTAAATAGCTTAAAAGACATATGAAAACTAAAATCCAAACAAAAGTTCTTTATTAACTTCTACAGAAACAACCTTCTCATAAGCACATTCAAGCCCCATTTATCAATCAAGGTTCGAATGAGTACCTGGAATAATAAGAGATAAATAGGGAACTTCAGCAATAAAATAGCAATAACAGCAACTCTTAAACAGCAGTAACCAACAAATGTCAACCAGCTGAAACCATCTTTTGAGCCTAGAAGGAGAGTAATGCAttcaaactttttaaaaaatcCTAAAATATGATGATCAACTCAATAGACAGTGACTACAGACCCcttttttgttcttctttttaatttttcaagCTCTATTAGTGAGTGTAGGTTCTTCAGCCGTTTATGAATTCTTCATGTTCTAATCCCTACTCATTTCACTGAAAGCATTCCTTATATAGATAAATTTAGGGCAGCAGAAATGATTCTATCATTTTAACAATCACTCCTtccccaatttttattttttcactttTAACCCTGAAATTTAAAACTAATTACTGAACTAACCCAAATCCCTCTTTCCTAGAAGTTTCCCATTCAGTTTTAAGAAGATTCTCTTAATTAAATTCCCCCAAATACCCTTGAACCCCCTATTATTTACTTCAAGACCaaacatgggtcaagttgacccaacaAACAAACCAAAACCCTGGGCTCAACGACCTGAATGGACCCTTCCCTCTTTGGGCTTCTGACTGACAAAACCCAAGTTTATTTCAAAGGTCAAACCCACGCGAAAATAAGCCTACAAAGTTACAGGAACTCATGAAGCCATGAATCCgaagaaaacaaaaacagaaagaaatttaaGCAAAATTAAATAAACTAAAAACGTGCTGACTAAGAATAATTTAGAATTAGCATGCACACAAGTCTATTGAAAAAcagagaaaacaagaaagaaaaagcaaaaaatcaGAAGGAGATGAGGATGAGAACAAAGCGAGggatgaaagaaagaaaaatggtcGGAAAATACCTAGAATAGGCGGATTGAAAGTGGCTTGACTGGACCTTCAAACCCTCTATTTTGAGCCGAAATTGGCCTTAATCGTATGTTCTCGTTGACAATAGACGAGTAACACCAATTTTAACCCCAATCGTTCAAGGAAAACTCGAAGATTTAGAAAATTTttgttttccttctttttttttagatCCGGAACTGGATCTATTTGGTGAGGAGTTGAGAAGATATGGTAGTGGATTGGGACTAAGGGGTGAGTGGGGGTTGTATGGTCGAAGTTTGGGGTTGATTGGGCTCCGCCGCCAGCTGGTGGAGGCTCAGGAGTTTGGAGGCGGCGGGATAGGGTTCTTTGAACTTGGGGGAGATGAAGTGAATTAAAGAGGGTCCTAGGTTATCTAACATGTATTCGGACACTTTTATTAAAAATGGGAGAAGTGCTTATGTCCATTGGATGATTTAAAATGAAGGGCTGAGATTAACGTAGAACAAACGATctcaaaacgatgtcgtttggttaattAAATAGGACGGATCGGGTTAGGGGCGTGGTTTGGGCCGGATCTAAACGGGTTTTTGGGCAAAATCATTTGGGCTGTGGCAAAAGGACTAAAACCAACAGCCttgcttattttcttttcttttcttttcttttcttttcaatttttttttcttttcttctttaattaattaaaacaaagattaaactcttaaataaaaaaacttacaaaaattaaactaattacttatcctaatatttacaaaattaaacaacacctaaattaaaagaaaaaactataatatttaaaattaaaaggttaaaatgcaaagtgagtcattttttgtgattttttatttttttaaaacaactaatttactaattaacctaaaatgtagaaataaatcctaaatgcaaatgcagagtattttttttgtattttcatgaattaaataaaattaaacatgcatagaaaaaaatgcaaataattaagaaaaatctACAATAATTCCAAAAATGGCAAACAATTAAAAAATCTAATTCCttgggattctgtaggagtatttcatatagggcaaaaatcacatgctcacagctgcccctatttgctcggagacacgacgggttttcgggcaaagataaaatgagcaattataatggatttttgcccgtttgaaactccatgagaagcattttttgaaaaaaaaacctgaCCAAACCTTGTTTTAGagtttgcctacatatccttggctgtaaatgaatcaggtcagtgtagttctgaaagttttggtagctgggactaccagaaaGCTGTGAtttcgttgttgttgttgctgctactgcttgttgaactccttattacaccaaaataaaaaaatgaaaagctaaactagctaatcttatcaactacgagttacaagattcctatctataagtcttttgaagcttgatcttgagtcttggatggtttttcctgcagactccgatctgaatcttgatgctcgttagttgcaactgctggttcattcttcagctttttggatcaagGCGGGATATGCAAAGCTTgcgacttcaatcatatcttgagaaGTCCGCACCTTTTCTCCTTTTATGCACCttgatttcattttctttttatttgggttgagacttcttcttttggtcatctcaaacctaaTGCCTTACGGTGAAAACCTGTTTGGGCACCAAAGCCAACAAACGAACGAAATGTTTTTGCCCCAGTTTTTATTAGaaaaatttcatgagttattgaaacaatatttaaactacttctttattgaaagcaattcaggattgtgtatccttgggaaaaatagattagggagtgaagaccctatatctaaaatgaaagtAACtgggaagtggagaccctatgttggaaaaacagactagggagtggagaccctatatctaaaataaaatcaactagggagtggagaccctatgtctaaaataaaattaactaggaaTTGGAGACCCTATTGttggaaaaggtgactagggaatggagaccgtatgtctaaaaataaacttaactagggagtggaaaccttatgttggaaaagcgactagggagtggagaccctatgtctaaaaataatctccactagggagtggagaccctatgtctaaaaataaaatcaactagggagtggagacactatgttagaaaggcgactagggaatggagaccctatgtctaaaataaaactcaactagggagtgcagaccctatgttggaaaaggcgactagggagtggagaccctatgtctaaataaaactcaactagggagtggagaccctatattggaaaaggcgactagggagtcgagaccctatgtctaaaatgaaactcaactaaggagtggagaccctatgtcggaaaggcgactagggagtggagaccctatgtctaaaaataaactcaactagggagtggagaccctatgttggaaaagcgactagggagtggagaccctatgtctaaaaataaactcaactagggagtggagaccctatgttggaaaaggcgactagggagtggagaccctatgtctaaaaataaaatgaactagggagtggagaccctatgttggaaagacgactagggaatagagaccctatgtctaaaataaaacacaactagggagtggagaccctatgttggcaaaggcgactagggagtggaaaccctatgtctaaaataaaactcaactagggagtggagaccctatgttggaaaaggtgactagggagtgaagatcctatgtctaaaatgaaattcaactagggagtggagaccctatgttggaaaacgactagggagcggagaccttatgtctaaaaataaactcaactagggagtggagatcctatgtctaaaaataaactcaactagagagtgaagaccctatgttggaaaaggcgactagggagtggagaccctatgtctaaaattaaactcaactagggagtgaagaccctatgttggaaaaggcgtaAAAATTTGAGATTGAGGATTCTAAGCtaccatttttttttgaattttcttcttatatcattttcattttgttttgttttctcttttttttttttagaatgaaTGAATGCAGAAAAGAATTTTTGGATGGGACTTCCCTTTTTATGGATTGTTGCTGCAAAGCTATTTCTAGCACTTGTGCACTTCTTTttcggttgcacctgcttcttgcaaggttgctttggattgcaactatttcaaatttccaaataaagaacaattattagtttgaaacggtggttggttttgtgtccttgattattttgatcacttgatctcggcccaactcttttgaTGAGAACCTCTCTTGCTTGCTGGCTTTCTGGAGATCAGTTTTTCTTCTAAAACCGAGGACCtcaactttccaaaatttcacatgACGGTTCACCCGTATGGGGCTTTGTCCCTTTCATCTTATTCTGCCTCTGTAGGCATTTGattttggatttctttcattttcaataattttgactTCAGAACATCGGCCATCATGGCTAGCCGgaatcgacttgatgcacccgctgaggctggaTGCTTTTCTTTGAATTAGGCTTTTGTTAAGTAGAACCCTATAAAACAAATCTTGccatattttctttattttagctTCGGAGAAGAATCAAACCGAaaaggattcaaagaaaagtaagcaAAGGACAGGGAAAATGAAtttaaagagaagtgtccctttcgtgAAGGCAAAGAAGGACTTATttggagtgcatgcagacttcaatagacatgacatacttcttggactggatacccgatccgTGCAGCTATCCATCTTCTCATAAACCCATGATGAACTGTGTTTTAAAATCGGGAAActttgccaggactctttcagttCCCATGGTTGTAAAGGATTCTCTCTTTTCGATCAATGGCGCCCTTGTGGGTTTTCGCTAatggacctctctcatttctcttcttaccgtcgccttatagtgctctttgcaagttttcactaacaagacactctcatttttcaatttctctgctcaccatcgccttacggtgcctatgggttttcactaataacactctctcattttacttctcTCATCTTGATTGCGTCCGATCCAAACAACTACGTTCTTCGATTTTGAACATCTTTTAACGATTGATCAAAAGgattgaacaaggtttgggtcaaaagaacttggatcgaattacaactttggaaccgttcagacgggatcatcgccgaaccattataacatctgcccctgtttcacttttgggggaaattggatttttatttttgtgtgactgaaccccagagagaggcttcctacgtatcatttcagaatcaagtcgaacgtagctCAGGGAAAcattttattttgttgttttgttgtttttctttttctttcttttttttacaaATGTTTTCAacttccaaagagggtaatgaaagaaaggtaatcggctcaaagggttagcaaaggattggagtgtttggggtagtgagaatgaaagccttcgtcatcccaatcggataatgTTGTTGCTGCATAAAGACtagacataataccttttgactgcgTCTCCATTTACAGCTGTTttggggtcatttccttcgatgtctCCCAGGTATAACGCCtcttttggcaacaattttctgataaagtatgggcccttccagttaggagcgaactttcctttcgcttcctggtggtGAGGGAGAATACGCctcaaaacgagttgccccacttcaaagttccttgaccgcactttcttgttgtaagcacgggccattctttgttgatacaactgcccgtggcagactgTGGCCAtttgcttttcatcaatcagggttaactgttctAGACATGTTTTGACCCATTCGTTGTCCTcgatttcagcttcaacaatgatccgaagagaagggatttcaacttctgcaggtatcacagcttcagtgccataaaccaaaaaaTACGGGGTTGCTCTGACTGATGTGCCCACAATAGTGCGATATCCTAATAGTGCAAATggaaacttttcatgccattgcctggaactttggatcatctttctcagaatcttctttatgttcttgtttgctgcttcgacagcaccattggctttgggccgataaggagtagaatttcGATACgtgatcttaaactgctcacatatctcccttatcaagtgactattcaagtttgcagcattatccgtaatgatagttgcaggaataccaaaacggctGATGAGATTGGAGTGCGCGAAgtctaccacagctttcttggtgacagatttgagagtaattgcttcaacccactttgtgaagtagtcgatagcgaccaatatgaatctatgcccatttgaagttTTTGGTTCAATcagcccaatgacgtccataccccaagcaacaaatggccaaggtgctgacatgggatgtAGTTCTataggcggtgcatgaatcaagTCACCGTGTACCTAAAACTAATGACATTTTTGAACAAAACTAAAGTAAtatttttccatggtcatccagtaatagcctgctcgaaggattttctttgccaagacatacccattcatgtggtGCCAACACACTCCCGcgtgcacttcatacatgattctttcatcaacacatcttaacaagttgagatctggagtccttttgtacaatacctctccgctcaagaagaaaccgccggcaagccttctaatggttctcttttggtcaccATTGGCTTGCTCAAaatattctttcatttttagaaatctattgatatcatgataccatggctgaacatttgGTGTCATCTCAACCCTGTTgcagtaaccatgcctttctcggatttggatCTCCAGCGGGTCAATGTGGAGATTGCCTGGATATGGCAACATCGATGCCAAAGTAGCGAGTGCGTCAGCCAGTTCATTCTAAAAATGAGGGATGTACCTGAATTTGACTGACTTGAACcacttgctaagatcttccacatgttgcctatttggaataagcttgacatctcgagtttcccattcaccctgagcttgtcggataatcaagtctgaatctcccatgatcaacaattcttcgacatcttggtcgattgccatattcatacccataatgcaggcttcatactcagcagtgttgtttgtgcagaaaaatcgAAGTCGGGtcgtggctggataatgctgaccagtgggtgagatcaagattgccccgaTTCCGATGCCTTTTGCGTCACAGCTCCattgaagaacattttccaagcagtGGTGTCTTCTGATGTTACCTCAACTAAATTCACCTCATTATTCAGAAAGTAGGTACTTAGAGgttgatattcatcatcaacagggTTTTCAGCTAAGTGATCTGCTAAAGCCTGGGCCTTCAttgtcgtgcgggtgacatagactatgtcaaattcagtgagcaggatctgccattttgctaacctccctgtgggcattggcttttggaatatgtactttaaaggatccaacctagtaatgaggtaagtggtgtaggccaacaagtaatgcctaagcttctaagcgacccaag encodes the following:
- the LOC138870956 gene encoding uncharacterized protein produces the protein MKAQALADHLAENPVDDEYQPLSTYFLNNEVNLVENELADALATLASMLPYPGNLHIDPLEIQIRERHGYCNRVEMTPNVQPWYHDINRFLKMKEYFEQANGDQKRTIRRLAGGFFLSGEVHGDLIHAPPIELHPMSAPWPFVAWGMDVIGLIEPKTSNGHRFILVAIDYFTKWVEAITLKSVTKKAVVDFAHSNLISRFGIPATIITDNAANLNSHLIREICEQFKITYRNSTPYRPKANGAVEAANKNIKKILRKMIQSSRQWHEKFPFALLGYRTIVGTSVRATPYFLVYGTEAVIPAEVEIPSLRIIVEAEIEDNEWVKTCLEQLTLIDEKQMATVCHGQLYQQRMARAYNKKVRSRNFEVGQLVLRRILPHHQEAKGKFAPNWKGPYFIRKLLPKEALYLGDIEGNDPKTAVNGDAVKRYYV